TTCTACACGGCGACCGGCGAGGACGTGGCCCGCATCCGGCGGGAGTTGGGGGTGCCGGACGGCAGGACGGCCGTCCTGTACGCGCCCACCCACCGCGACTACCACACCGGCTTCGAGGCGGGCCTGGACCTGGAGGCCTTCTGCGAGGCGGCCGGCGAGGACGTCGTCGTCCTGCTGCGCGCCCACTACTTCTACGACCGGGGCGCGCGCGCCGACGCCGGCCGGATCATCGACGTCACGGGGCACCGCTCCTCGGAAGAGGTGTGCCTGGCCGCCGACGCGCTGGTCACCGACTACTCGTCGATCATGTTCGACTACGCCAACCTGGACCGCCCGATCGTCGTGTACGCCGACGACTGGGACGTCTACACCGAGACGCGGGGCGTGTACTTCGACCTGATGGCGGACCCGCCGGGCCCCGTCGCCCGGACCCCGCGGGAGCTGGCGCGCGTCTTCGCCGACGGCTCGTACGCGGGCCCGGAGTCCGCCGGCCGCAGGGCCGAGTTCCGTCGCCGCTTCTGCGGGTTCGACGACGGCCGGGCCGCCGAGCGCGTGGTGCGCCGGGTGCTGCTCGGCGAGCCCCCGGAGGCGATCCCGGCCGTGCGGCCGCTCGCCGAGCGCGTCCCGGCCCCCGCCGCCTCCACCCTCGTAAGGAGCTGACCCCCGCAGTGCCCCGCTTCAGCATCATCGTCCCCTGTTTCAAGGTGCAGGGCTTCCTGCGCGAGTGTCTCGACTCGGTCCTGGAGCAGTCGTACCGGGACATCGAGGTGATCGCCGTCGACGACCGCTCCCCCGACGGCTGCGGCGCGATCCTCGACGAGTACGCGGCCCGCGACGAGCGCGTCCAGGTTCTGCACCTGCCGGAGAACGTCGGCCTGGGCCGCGCCCGCAACGCGGGCCTGCCGCTCGCGAGCGGCGACTACCTGTTCTTCCTCGACAGCGACGACACCCTCACCCCGGGCGCGCTGCGCGCGATGGCCGACCGGCTGACGGAGGCCGACGACCCGGACGTGCTGGTCTTCGACTACGCGCGCACCTACTGGTGGGGCGGCACCCGCAGGAACGCCCTCGCGCACCTTCTGACGGACGTCGGCGAGGGAGCCTTCACGGCCGCCGAACACCCGGAGATCCTCGACCTGCTGATGGTCGTGTGGAACAAGGTCTACCGGCGGGACTTCGTCGAGGGCAACGGCTTCGTCTTCCCGCCCGGCTACTACGAGGACACGCCCTGGACGTTCCCGGTCATGCTCAGCGCGGAGCGGATCGCCACACTGGACCGGATCTGCCTGAACTACCGCCAGCGCCGCCAGGGCAACATCCTGTCCACCACCAGCCGCAAGCACTTCGACATCCACGACCAGTACGAGCGGGTCTTCGCCTTCGTCGACTCCCGCCCGGGACTCGCGAGTTGGCGGCCCTATCTGCATCGCAAGATGGGCGAGCACTGTCTGGACATCCTGGCCAAGCCAGACCGGCTGCCGCCGTCGGACAAGGGCGAGTTCTTCCGCCGTACGGCCGAGTTGTTCCGCGCTCACCAGCCGGCCGGCGAGCCGATCCCCGCCGAACTGCGGGTCCTGCGGGGCGGTTACGCGGCCTACCGGGTCAGGCGGCAGGCCGGACGCGCCGGACGGGAACTCGCCCGGCGCGGGGGGCTGGTGCGCGGGGCGGCCGCGGGACGCGTACGCCGGGGCGTGACCGCCGTACAGGCGCGCCGTGCGCTCGATCCGCAGCTGGTCGTGTACTCGGCGTTCTCGCACCGGGGCGTGCTCGGCGACCCGGGGGCCGTCTACCGTGCGGCCCGGGAGATCGCCCCGCAGCTGCGCGGGGTGTGGGTGGTGCGCGACGAGGAGACGGCGGCGCGGCTCCCGGAGGGCGTGGAGCACGTGCTCCTGGACTCACCGGCCTACCGGCGGGTGACCGCGCGGGCCGGGTTCTTCGTCAACAACGTCAACTGGCCCGGCGCGCTGGCCAAACGGCCGGGCAGCGTCCACATCCACACCCACCAGGGCACCCCGCTGAAGTACATGGCCGCCGATCTGCTGGCCAAGCCGGGGGCCCGGCACGGCGTGGACGTGCCGCAGATGCTGCGCCGCGCCGACCGCTGGGACTACAGCCTGGTCGCCAACCCGCACTCCGAGCTGGTGTGGGAGCGGGCCTACCCGTGTCACTTCACGTCCGCGCGGACCGGCAGTCCCCGCAACGACGTGCTGGTCGACGCCGACCCGCAGGCCTGCCTCGCCGTCCGCGCGCGCCTGGGCATCCCGGCCGACCACACGGTCGTGCTGTACGCGCCCACCCGGCGCGAGTACGTGCGCGGCGGGCACGTCGACCGGCTCGACCTGGCCCGGTTCGCCGCGGACCTCGGCGAGGACCACACCCTGGTGGTGCGTCTGCACCCGTCCCTCGCCGGGGGCCCCGCGCGCGGGATGGGCCTGGCGGATCTGCACCGGCGCGGGGTCGTCGTCGACGCGACGGACGAGCCGCACGTCGAGGACGTCATGCTCGCCTCCGACGTCCTGGTCACCGACTACTCGGCCCTGATGTTCGACTACGCCAACCTGGACCGGCCGATCGTCGTCCACGCCGACGACTGGAGCGCGTACACCGCCAGCCGGGGCGCGTACTTCGACGTCACCGCCGACGCCCCGGGCCATGTCTCGCGCACCTACCGCGAACTGGCCTGGCTGCTGGCCTCCGGCAGCTGGCGCGACGAGGAGTCGACCCGGCTGCGGGCGGACTTCCGCGAGCGGTTCTGCGCCTACGACGACGGCCGCGCCGCCGAACGGGTCGTACGGCAGTTGCTGCTGGGCGAGCCGCCGGCCGCGTCGGGGACGGCCCGGGTGCCCGGTCCGGCGGCCACGCACGACCTGGTCGCGTCGCCGTGAGCGTGCGCCCGAAGGTCCGGTTGCGGCCGCGCACTGGACTGCTGGTCCTGGCCGCGGTGTTCGCGCTGCTCCAGCTCGCGAACATCACCGGCCGGGACACCCCCGACACCAAGAACTACCTGTCGTACGCGCTGAGTCTGCGCGGGGAGAGCAAGCGGGAGGCGGCGGCCGCGACCATCGACTACGCGTGCAGGGGCAGCGCCTCGATCGCCGCCCGCCGGCACAGCGTGGACGTGGTCCGCTTCCACCGGCCCGGCCCCGCCGGCCGGGTGCTGGCCGAGTGCCGGGCGCGGGAGTGGCGCAACGTGGAGGCACGGCTGGCGGCGGGGCAGACGGGCGGGCGCACGGTGCCGTTCATGCCGGAGCGCTTCATGCGGATCTTCGAGGTGCGGCCCGGCTACCCGGTGTTCCTCCTGCCGTTCATCACGCTGTTCGGGGTGACGTGGGGGCTGTGGCTGGCGGGCGTCTCGGTGACGGCGGCGGGCGGGGTGCTGGTCTTCCTGATCCTGCGCGGCCGCCGCGCGTCCACCCCGGTCTGTCTGGCCGGGCAGGCCCTGTACTACGTCCTGCCGTGCGGCACGACCGCGATGCGCCCGATGACCGAGGGCCTGATGCTGGCGCTGACGCTGGCGGCGGTGTGGGGGTGCGCGCTGGCCCTGGACGGGCGGGTGCGGGCGGGGGCGTGGCTGGTCGGGGGCGCGCTGGCCGCCCTGTTCGCCGTCAAGCACTCGCAGGCGCTGTTCCTCGGGCTGTGCCTGGCGGGCGCGGGCGCGCTGATCGCCGTACGGCGTCGGCGGCGGGGGCGGCCCGTGGGGCGCGGGACGGTCGTGGTGAGCGTCGTGGGCGGGTGCGCGGTGGCCGGGACCATGCTGCTGGCCAGGCTGCTGCACTATCCGTCGGAGTCGGAGAGCCTGCAGGATCTGCTGACCCGTCACTTCGCCCGGCCGGACCGCACGCGCGCGTGGCCGGAGTTTCTGCACCTCCAGCTCAACTTCTGGGTGGAGTGGCTGCGCCGGCAGCTGTGGGAGCCGCTGTTCGTGACGGCGCTGGCGGCCGGGACGTGGGGGGTGCTGCGGGACCGGCCGAGGACGTTCGGCGTCTTCGCGCTCGCGGCCGCGTGCACCGGGATCCTGACGCAGGCCGGGCACCCCGACATGGCCATCTGGGGCGACCGGCTGATCGTGCTGGCATGGCTGCTGCCGGTGCTGGGGCTGCCGCTGCTGGTGGAGTCCGTGATCCGGGGGCAGTCGGCCCTTCCGGTCCTTCCGACGCAGGAAGGGCCGAGGAGAGGGCCGATCGGGCTCACTCGATGAGGTGACGGTCGGCGTCCCGGTCGGCAGGACCGGTGACGTGGACGGAAGACATTCCAAATGGCCCCCTTCTTCCCATTTGTTAAATTTCTTCACCGTTCCCAGGTCTCATGAGCGTCGGCGTCCTGATCCGGCGACCGGTGCGCGGCGTCACGGCGTTGCGCGGCGGACGCGCGCGGCGGCCGACCCCGTACCAGGTGTTCGGCCTGCTGTTCTGGCTGGTGATGTCGCTGGCGTACTGGCGGGTGCCGCTGTGCTGCGACGCCGGCCAGCACACGGCCGTCGTCGAACGCCTCAAGGCCCATCTCCTGCATCCGCTGCACCCGATGGCCGATCTGCCGGGCGCGGGCAGCCCCTACTACTCGCCGTACGCGGTGGCGCAGGGCGCGTTCGCCCGGCTGACCGGGTTCACGGGCTGGGAGGTGCTGCGGGTCGCCGGGCCGGTGAACCTGGCGGTGCTGCTGACCGGCATCGGCCGCTTCGTACGGGTGCTGACGCCGAGGCCGTGGGCCCCGGTGCTGGCACTGGCGGCCATGACCCTACTGTGGGGCACCGAACGGGCCTGGTGGAGCGGCTATCTGGGCCTGATGTCGATGACCGGCAACCTCGGCTACCCGTCCGCCTTCGCCATCGGGCTCGCCTTCTGGGCGTGGGCGTGGACGGGGGCACGCGCGCGTGACGCCCGCCAGGTGCGCTACGTCGGCCCGAACGGCCTGCGCGGCTTCACCGGGTACGCGGGACTGGGCGCGCTGTACGGGGCGATCCTGCTGGTGCATCCGATCACCGCGGTGGCGGCCGTCACCGGAGGCGTCGCCTTCGTCACGGGATGGCAGCGGGGGTGGCGGCCGGCGGTCGTCGCCCGGTGGGCCGTGGTGGGCGCGGCGGCGCTGGCGGTCGCCGTCGTCTGGCCCTACTTCGACCTGTTCGAACTGGCCGGCGACGACAGCGTGGACGCGATGCACCGGCGACTGTACGAGGGGCTGACCGGCCACTTCTGGCTGGCACTGCTGGGCCTTCCGGCGCTGTGGGCGCGGGGCCGGCGCTCCTGGCGCGACCCGCTGGCGCTGATGTTCGCCCTGGACTGTCTGGTGGTGGCGTACGGCTGGATCAGCGGCCACTACACCTACGGGCGGATCCTGGGCCTCACCCTGGTCCCGCTCCAGTTCGCGCTCGCGGTGGAACTGGCGACGCCCCGGCCGTGGGGCGCGGGGCGGCGGGTGCTGGGGGCGGTCGCGGCGGGCGGTGCCTGTCTCGGCCTGCTGACCGTGCAGGCGGGGGCGGTCGTGCCGCGCGCACTGGACCCGGTCGGCTTCGAGCAGCCGCCGGACTGGCCGACGTACGACTGGGCCGCACGGCACATCGGCCCCGGGGAGGTGGTGGTCACCGACGGCTACTACGCCGTCCACGCCATCGCCGGCTACGGCCCGAACCTCGCCGCGCCCGCCTGGCCGGACGCGGCCCTGGACGAGCGGGTGCGGCTACGACGGCTCGCGGACGTCCGCGCCTACCTCGCCCCCGGATCGACCCGCGCCGAGCGTGCGGCGATCGCCCACCGCTACCGCATCCGCTGGCTGCTGCTCACGCGCTGGCACCCGGTGCCCGAGGAGGCCGTGGTGGTGGCGTGGAGCCGGCGGACGGGGGAGGTGCTGGCGCGGGTCGGCTGAGCTTCCCGGAGCCGGGGTGCCGGGGATCGGCCGGGATGCCGGGGACTAGCTAGGGGATTAGGGGATTACTCGATGACGAGGTCGACCTCGATGTTGCCGCGGGTGGCGTTGGAGTAGGGGCAGACCTGGTGGGCGGCCTCGACCAGCTTGCGGCCGGTCGCCTCGTCCAGGGTGTCGGGCAGCTCGACGCGCAGCGTCACCTTCAGACCGAAGCCCTCGCCCTGCTTGCCTATGCCGACCTCGGCGGTCACGGCGGCGTCGCTGACGTCCACCTTCGCGTTACGGCCGACGAGGCCCAGCGCGCTGCCGAAACAGGCCGCGTAACCGGCGGCGAACAGCTGCTCCGGGTTGGTGCCCTGACCGTTGCCGCCGAGCTCCACCGGCATGGCGAGCGCGAGGTCGATCTTGCCGTCGTTGGAGACGGCGCGACCCTCGCGGCCGTGGGTGGCGGTGGCGACTGCGGTGTAGAGCGCGTCCATGGATGAACCATCCCTCTCGGAAATCTGTGTCAGGGGGTGGCCGGCCCTCACGCGGTTCGCTGCTTCGCTTTTTCGCGTCCGGGCCGCCTCACGGGGATAAGTAGAGCACACAACTCAGTTGTGCACAACTAAATGGCTCGCTGGCGCTACCCTGGAGTACATGACCCCGACGTCGACCCCCGCTCTTCCCCCCGCCCAGGAGAACTGGCTCCGCCTGGACCGCCAGATCTGCTTCTCCCTGCACGCCGCCTCGCGCGCCTTCAACGGCGTGTACCGCGTGATCCTCAAGGACCTCGGGCTGACCTACCCCCAGTACCTGGTCATGCTGGTGCTGTGGGAAGAGGGCGACCTGCCGGTGAAGAGGCTCGGCGAGCATCTGCGCCTGGACTCCGGCACGCTCTCGCCGCTGCTCAAACGGCTGGAGGCGGCCGGTCTCGTACGCCGGGAGCGCAGCGCGCGCGACGAGCGCTCGGTGGAGATCCGGCTCACCGAGGAGGGGGTGGCGCTGCGCGAGAAGGCGCTGAAGGTGCCGCGCCGGATCGTCTCGGCGACCGGGTTCGACCTCGCCGAGATCGGTGAGCTGCGCGAACGCCTCGACCAGCTCACCTCGGCGCTGGACGCGGCGGCAGTGGAGGAGGAGCCGGCAGACGCATCCGGGGATGCGCCGGGGAACGAGCCGGGGGATCGGTAGGCGGTCTGCGGCTGTAGAGACGCAGGGTCACGCCGTCCCGCACGAACTCGCGGCTCGGCACGCTGGGCGCGAACTCCTCCTCGACGACGGTCAGCTTGACGCGCTCGGTCGGATTGCGCGGGTACCACGGCGAGCGCAGGGCGTACGGCTCGGCGACCACCCAGAGCCGGTCCAGCGCGCGCAGCCTGCGGCGCAGCTCGCCGGCGCGGATCTCCCGGCCGTACAGCGTCCCCGACGCCGGCCCGGAGGCCCTGAGCGCCACGTCCCGCACGCCCCGGAACCCCGCCGGATACGTCACCGCCGCCCGCCGCCCGATCGACGGCAGGAACACCACCGCCTCGCCCGGCCGCACCGCACGCGCGGCGGCCTCGGAGACGGCGGCGAGGCCGTCGGGGCGGGTGAGGAGGGTGCGGTCCTGGCGGTGCAGCGGCAGTTGACAGAAGAACGCGAGGGCGACGGCGACGGTTCCCGCGAGGGCGGACGCCAGGGGTCTCGTGAGGCGTCTCGTGAGGGGTTTCGTGAGGGCGGCGCGGGGGCCAGGGGCGGGGGCTCCCCTTCGGGGGACGAGCCGCGCTCCCGCCCTCAGCAGTCGGTCCGCTCCCGCCGCCACCAGCAGCGGTGCGCCCGCCAGGGCGTACAGCACGTACCGGTCGTCGTACATCGGGCGGACCTGGGAGACGGCGAGGAGGGTCAGCGGGGGGACGGTCGCCAGCGGCAGCGCGACGGCCGCGAGGGCCGGGACGGATGTGAAGGTCGGGAGGGCCGGGAGGGCCGGGAGGGAGCGGCGGCGGGCGTCCGGCAGCAGTGCGACGGCGGCCAGGAGCAGGCAGGTCCAGAAAACCAACCCGCTCACCCCCAGGAAGGCGTGCAGCAGCCGCTCCGCGCTGCCCGGGCCGGGCCTCGGCAGCCACGCCACCTGAGCGGCCTGGGCCTGCGACGCCAGGGCGAGCGGGACCAAGGCCAGGACGGCGGCCCCCGCCGCGCCGGTCCAGCGCGCCCAGACTCTCCCCGGCACGCGCGCGAGGGCGAGCGTCAGCGCGTGCGCGAGCACCAGCAGCACCGCCAGCTCATGCAGCAGACAGGTCAGGGCGACGAGGACGCCGTAGGGCCACCAGGGGCGGCCCGTCAGCGCGCGGACCAGCTGCAGGGTCGCGCCGGTCGCGCCCGCGGCGACCAGCGCGTACGAGCGGCCCTCCTGCGCGTAGTGGCCGGCCAGCGGGGTCGCCGCGTACAGCAGGCCCGCCCACAGGCCGACGCGCGGCCAGGCGAGCCGTACGCCCAGGGCCGCGACCAGGCCGGCGGTCGCGGCCGCGCCGACGACGGACGGCAGGCGCAGGGCGGTCTCGGCGGCCGTGCCGGGGCGTACGGCGAGGACGGCGTGCATGAGGAGGTAGTACAGGCCGTGCACCGCGTCCACGCCGTGCAGCAGCCGCCAGATCTCCGGGGCCGAACGCCGCGCGACCTGAAGGGTGACGGCCTCGTCGCGCCACACGCCGCCCCGGTCTAGCCCCCAGAGACCGAGCACGAGCATCACGGCCACGGGGACGGCCACCGGGAGGGCGGCGACGAGAGCCGCAGGGACGGTCGCGGCGACGGCGGCGTGCGGTCCCGACCTGTGCGAGCGCTGGTTCACCACACCGCAGATTTTGTACTATTAGCAAGCTCTTACTCGTGATTGACGGCCTATAAGGCTCTATGAGAGCTTTATCAGCGTTCGTCCGGATTACGATCCGCGATGATGAAACGCCGTCGCCTTCTCGTCCTCGCCGCCGCCTGGCTCGCCACGCGCGCCCTGATGCTGTGGCTGCTCGCCCACAACTCCCTGTCCCTGCTGGGCCGGGGCGGTGTCGCCCGCGAGGTGTGGCATCTGTACCACCACTGGCACGGCGTCCTCGCGCACGGCGCGTTCCCGGCGCACGACCCGCTGTGGCAGTACCCGCCGGGCGCGGGCCCGGTCCTGCTGTCCCCGGCGCTGCTGCCGGGCCTGACGTACTTTCAGGGGTTCGTCGCCCTCACCCTGGCCGCCGACCTGGTGACCGCGCTGGCGCTGGCCCGCGCGGGCAGCCGCCCCGGCCGCTCGCTGCGCGGACCCGCGCTGTGGATCGGCGGCCTGCCGCTGCTGCTGCACACGCCGCTCGCCCGCTACGACGTGCAGGTCACGGCCCTCGCTGTGCTCTCCCTGCTGGCGCTGGGGCGCTCCACGCGCGCGTGCGGCGCGTTCGCGGCCATGGGAGCGCTGGTGAAGGCGTGGCCGGTGCTGGTGCTCCTCGGGGTCCCGAGGGGGCGGCCGACGCGCTCGGCGTGGACGTGGGCCGCGGCGACCGGTTCCGCGCTGCTCGCGCTGCTCTGCCTCTGCTTCGACAACCCCTTCGCCTTCCTGCGTCAGCAGGGCGGCCGGGGCGTGCAGATCGAGTCGCTCGGCGGCACCGCGCTGCTGCTGGCGACCCACGCGGG
This window of the Streptomyces sp. NBC_01275 genome carries:
- a CDS encoding bifunctional glycosyltransferase/CDP-glycerol:glycerophosphate glycerophosphotransferase, whose product is MPRFSIIVPCFKVQGFLRECLDSVLEQSYRDIEVIAVDDRSPDGCGAILDEYAARDERVQVLHLPENVGLGRARNAGLPLASGDYLFFLDSDDTLTPGALRAMADRLTEADDPDVLVFDYARTYWWGGTRRNALAHLLTDVGEGAFTAAEHPEILDLLMVVWNKVYRRDFVEGNGFVFPPGYYEDTPWTFPVMLSAERIATLDRICLNYRQRRQGNILSTTSRKHFDIHDQYERVFAFVDSRPGLASWRPYLHRKMGEHCLDILAKPDRLPPSDKGEFFRRTAELFRAHQPAGEPIPAELRVLRGGYAAYRVRRQAGRAGRELARRGGLVRGAAAGRVRRGVTAVQARRALDPQLVVYSAFSHRGVLGDPGAVYRAAREIAPQLRGVWVVRDEETAARLPEGVEHVLLDSPAYRRVTARAGFFVNNVNWPGALAKRPGSVHIHTHQGTPLKYMAADLLAKPGARHGVDVPQMLRRADRWDYSLVANPHSELVWERAYPCHFTSARTGSPRNDVLVDADPQACLAVRARLGIPADHTVVLYAPTRREYVRGGHVDRLDLARFAADLGEDHTLVVRLHPSLAGGPARGMGLADLHRRGVVVDATDEPHVEDVMLASDVLVTDYSALMFDYANLDRPIVVHADDWSAYTASRGAYFDVTADAPGHVSRTYRELAWLLASGSWRDEESTRLRADFRERFCAYDDGRAAERVVRQLLLGEPPAASGTARVPGPAATHDLVASP
- a CDS encoding organic hydroperoxide resistance protein, with translation MDALYTAVATATHGREGRAVSNDGKIDLALAMPVELGGNGQGTNPEQLFAAGYAACFGSALGLVGRNAKVDVSDAAVTAEVGIGKQGEGFGLKVTLRVELPDTLDEATGRKLVEAAHQVCPYSNATRGNIEVDLVIE
- a CDS encoding MarR family winged helix-turn-helix transcriptional regulator, yielding MTPTSTPALPPAQENWLRLDRQICFSLHAASRAFNGVYRVILKDLGLTYPQYLVMLVLWEEGDLPVKRLGEHLRLDSGTLSPLLKRLEAAGLVRRERSARDERSVEIRLTEEGVALREKALKVPRRIVSATGFDLAEIGELRERLDQLTSALDAAAVEEEPADASGDAPGNEPGDR
- a CDS encoding glycosyltransferase family 39 protein, whose amino-acid sequence is MVNQRSHRSGPHAAVAATVPAALVAALPVAVPVAVMLVLGLWGLDRGGVWRDEAVTLQVARRSAPEIWRLLHGVDAVHGLYYLLMHAVLAVRPGTAAETALRLPSVVGAAATAGLVAALGVRLAWPRVGLWAGLLYAATPLAGHYAQEGRSYALVAAGATGATLQLVRALTGRPWWPYGVLVALTCLLHELAVLLVLAHALTLALARVPGRVWARWTGAAGAAVLALVPLALASQAQAAQVAWLPRPGPGSAERLLHAFLGVSGLVFWTCLLLAAVALLPDARRRSLPALPALPTFTSVPALAAVALPLATVPPLTLLAVSQVRPMYDDRYVLYALAGAPLLVAAGADRLLRAGARLVPRRGAPAPGPRAALTKPLTRRLTRPLASALAGTVAVALAFFCQLPLHRQDRTLLTRPDGLAAVSEAAARAVRPGEAVVFLPSIGRRAAVTYPAGFRGVRDVALRASGPASGTLYGREIRAGELRRRLRALDRLWVVAEPYALRSPWYPRNPTERVKLTVVEEEFAPSVPSREFVRDGVTLRLYSRRPPTDPPARSPAHPRMRLPAPPPLPPRPAPR
- a CDS encoding glycosyltransferase family 87 protein, whose amino-acid sequence is MKRRRLLVLAAAWLATRALMLWLLAHNSLSLLGRGGVAREVWHLYHHWHGVLAHGAFPAHDPLWQYPPGAGPVLLSPALLPGLTYFQGFVALTLAADLVTALALARAGSRPGRSLRGPALWIGGLPLLLHTPLARYDVQVTALAVLSLLALGRSTRACGAFAAMGALVKAWPVLVLLGVPRGRPTRSAWTWAAATGSALLALLCLCFDNPFAFLRQQGGRGVQIESLGGTALLLATHAGRPGRVRYQYGAMEFTGPYVSLVADSCLALTAVAFGLLLLWRVRCRRWTPATPHDAALSAVLLFTVTSRVISPQYMVWLIGLAAVCLTSRHTTQRPVAALVVAATAVSAVVYPALYHEVVACSWTGVALMLLRNGLLAAAACLSFARLWHAGTARVATGTGGHPQAQRESPAPASL